A single genomic interval of Shewanella halotolerans harbors:
- a CDS encoding LysR family transcriptional regulator, which translates to MPDLNGMMLFAAVVRAKGFSQAARNTGMPKSTISRKVAQLEEQLGVRLLQRDTRNLSLTQVGALFYQHCSSISDEIEAAKATIENTHNDVFGSLRIAIPVSFSQELIASLCSSFMRLYPNVDLDVQFTDSDVGLVGEGYDIAIKYGPLQSSDLVARLLFERQPILVASPGYLKANGTPATPQDLKEHSGILLGTSRSAPIWPLGKGERKTMVNFKRKVRVNSAIMVKQLVLDDFGIAMLSNSVCKNELAGGSLVPLLQEWPMEPFKVYGVYSSRRQLATNISVFLDFFTKRFNSHESLQSLLM; encoded by the coding sequence ATGCCAGATTTAAACGGTATGATGCTCTTTGCGGCCGTCGTTCGCGCCAAGGGTTTCTCCCAGGCTGCTCGTAATACGGGCATGCCAAAATCAACCATTAGTCGTAAGGTGGCTCAGCTCGAAGAGCAGCTAGGCGTGCGCCTGTTGCAACGCGATACCCGCAATCTCAGCCTGACTCAGGTTGGAGCGCTTTTTTACCAGCATTGCAGTAGTATTAGCGATGAAATCGAGGCTGCCAAGGCAACCATAGAAAATACGCATAATGATGTATTTGGTTCACTGCGCATCGCCATTCCGGTTTCCTTCAGTCAGGAGCTTATCGCCAGCCTCTGTAGCAGCTTCATGCGGCTCTATCCCAACGTGGATCTCGACGTCCAATTTACCGACAGTGATGTGGGCCTGGTGGGCGAAGGCTATGATATCGCCATCAAGTATGGGCCGCTGCAATCATCCGACTTAGTCGCCCGCCTGCTGTTTGAACGCCAGCCCATATTGGTGGCCAGCCCTGGCTATCTCAAGGCCAACGGTACCCCGGCGACACCCCAGGATCTCAAAGAGCACAGCGGCATACTGCTGGGGACCTCACGCTCGGCCCCCATCTGGCCCCTGGGCAAGGGCGAACGCAAGACCATGGTCAACTTCAAGCGTAAGGTGAGAGTGAACAGCGCCATCATGGTTAAACAGCTGGTGCTGGACGATTTCGGCATCGCCATGCTCTCTAATTCAGTATGTAAGAACGAGCTGGCCGGTGGCAGCCTGGTGCCACTACTGCAGGAATGGCCAATGGAGCCTTTCAAGGTCTATGGCGTCTATTCCAGTCGCCGACAGCTGGCCACCAACATCAGCGTGTTCCTGGATTTCTTCACCAAGCGCTTCAACAGCCACGAGTCGCTTCAGTCTCTACTCATGTAG
- the blaOXA gene encoding class D beta-lactamase gives MGLLSLALLSWAGSAAAAPQTGPDKPAAEQESAGPLRLDGEIQAAFDAVGAKGVMVLLDDKQGKLLTNDAARSRHPYIPASTFKIPHSLLLLEAGIVEDEHSRFVWDGVERAYSSWNRDHNFIGAMKYSVVPIYQKLALQLGAERMARGLTNLDYGNVNIGGGLDSFWLDGDLAISALEQVNFLRRLYHNQLRVSERSQRIVKTMMLNEASGDWVLRAKTGYGVRKGQKLGWWVGWLEREENTYFFAMNMDITSDKDLVLRKRVVKHLLKAKGWM, from the coding sequence CTGGGGCTGCTCAGCCTGGCTCTGTTAAGTTGGGCTGGCAGCGCGGCGGCAGCACCTCAAACTGGGCCTGATAAACCGGCGGCCGAGCAAGAGTCGGCCGGGCCGCTCAGGCTAGATGGCGAGATACAGGCGGCATTCGATGCCGTGGGCGCGAAAGGTGTCATGGTGCTATTAGATGACAAACAGGGAAAACTGCTGACTAACGACGCCGCCCGCAGCCGGCATCCTTATATTCCCGCCTCGACCTTTAAGATCCCCCACAGTTTATTGCTACTCGAGGCGGGCATAGTAGAAGATGAGCACAGCCGGTTTGTTTGGGACGGCGTTGAGCGCGCCTACAGCAGCTGGAATCGCGACCATAACTTTATTGGTGCGATGAAGTATTCTGTGGTGCCCATCTACCAGAAACTGGCGTTGCAGCTGGGGGCCGAGCGTATGGCCCGCGGCCTGACAAATCTCGATTACGGTAACGTCAATATCGGCGGCGGGCTGGACAGCTTCTGGCTCGATGGTGACTTGGCGATATCGGCCCTCGAGCAGGTGAACTTCTTAAGGCGTCTGTATCACAATCAACTGCGTGTGTCCGAGCGCAGCCAGCGTATCGTCAAGACCATGATGCTCAACGAGGCCAGCGGCGATTGGGTACTAAGGGCAAAGACGGGCTATGGCGTGCGCAAGGGGCAGAAACTGGGATGGTGGGTCGGCTGGCTCGAGCGCGAGGAGAACACCTATTTCTTCGCCATGAATATGGATATCACCTCAGATAAAGATCTGGTGCTGCGTAAGCGGGTGGTGAAGCATCTCTTAAAAGCCAAGGGTTGGATGTGA
- a CDS encoding SprT family zinc-dependent metalloprotease, which translates to MFRRLQSLFHTPTPESSRLSSKASKSKTSKPPANSTELNEHQQLILEAVESCYQTAEGQLKRNFPRPEVNFKLRGKSAGTAHLQLNKLRFNPVLLEENLDEFVQQVVPHEICHLLAYQLYGRVKPHGKEWQALMVKLYGLTPSTTHSLNTDSVAGRTFDYRCRCGVVPLSIRRHNKVQRQETQYRCRRCQETLSLLDGTGGEA; encoded by the coding sequence ATGTTTCGACGATTGCAATCCCTGTTTCACACGCCTACGCCAGAATCATCCAGGCTTAGCTCCAAAGCGTCAAAATCAAAAACGTCTAAGCCTCCAGCAAATAGTACCGAGCTTAACGAACACCAGCAGCTTATTCTCGAGGCCGTTGAATCTTGCTATCAAACGGCAGAGGGGCAACTTAAGCGCAACTTTCCCCGACCCGAGGTGAACTTCAAACTCAGGGGCAAGAGTGCCGGCACCGCCCACCTGCAGCTCAATAAGCTGAGATTCAACCCTGTGTTGCTGGAGGAAAACCTGGATGAGTTTGTCCAGCAGGTGGTGCCCCACGAGATCTGTCACCTACTCGCCTATCAGCTCTATGGCCGGGTCAAGCCCCACGGCAAGGAGTGGCAGGCCTTGATGGTGAAACTCTATGGCCTGACACCCAGCACCACCCACAGCCTGAATACCGACTCGGTCGCCGGCCGAACCTTCGACTATCGCTGCCGCTGCGGCGTCGTGCCACTGAGCATTCGCAGACACAACAAGGTGCAGCGCCAAGAGACCCAGTATCGCTGCCGCCGCTGCCAGGAGACGCTAAGCCTCCTGGATGGCACGGGCGGCGAGGCATGA
- a CDS encoding endonuclease — translation MRPLLRGALALLALGFTTGALASHPTSFNQAKQVARSIYSEALPAQSFYCGCDISISGKLWQPDFERCGYQVRKQEKRAKRIEWEHIVPAWEFGHQRQCWQEGGRKNCGKIDKQFKKMESDLHNLVPAIGEVNGDRSNFRFSQWNAKAEQYGQCAMVVDFKGRKVEPPSQTRGQIARTYLYMQQAYGLKIAKSQLKLFQAWDKSYPVDTIECQRDAAIAAKQGNHNPFVQAQCQKRTDTQRIAE, via the coding sequence TTGAGGCCGCTGCTGCGCGGCGCCTTGGCGTTGCTGGCGCTCGGCTTTACCACGGGCGCCCTCGCCTCCCATCCCACCAGTTTTAATCAGGCCAAGCAGGTCGCACGCAGCATCTACAGCGAGGCGCTACCAGCCCAGAGCTTCTACTGCGGCTGCGACATCAGCATCTCGGGCAAGTTGTGGCAGCCCGACTTCGAGCGCTGCGGCTATCAGGTACGTAAACAGGAGAAGCGCGCCAAGCGCATCGAGTGGGAACACATAGTCCCCGCTTGGGAATTTGGCCACCAGCGTCAATGCTGGCAAGAGGGCGGCCGCAAAAACTGCGGCAAGATAGACAAACAATTTAAGAAAATGGAGAGCGACCTGCACAACCTGGTGCCCGCCATCGGTGAGGTCAATGGCGATCGCAGTAACTTCCGTTTCAGCCAGTGGAACGCCAAGGCTGAGCAATATGGTCAGTGTGCCATGGTGGTCGACTTCAAGGGCAGAAAGGTGGAGCCTCCCAGCCAGACCCGCGGCCAGATAGCCCGCACCTATCTCTATATGCAACAGGCCTATGGCCTCAAGATCGCCAAAAGTCAGCTAAAACTGTTTCAGGCATGGGATAAAAGCTATCCAGTTGATACTATTGAGTGCCAGAGAGACGCCGCCATCGCGGCCAAACAGGGCAACCACAACCCCTTTGTCCAGGCCCAGTGCCAAAAGCGGACAGATACCCAGCGTATCGCGGAGTAA
- the rsmE gene encoding 16S rRNA (uracil(1498)-N(3))-methyltransferase, translated as MRIPRIYQPGNYDLNQQLMLDEEAAGHVGRVLRMGAGEQLELFNGDGHNYLTEIVAASKKNVEVRVLSKEANDNESPLNLHLGQVISRGDRMDFTLQKSVELGVNTITPLFSERCGVKLTGERLEKKIQQWQKIVISACEQSGRSTVPEVRPAMQLDDWCGEATQALKLNLHPRADHGINGLVMETPRVRLLIGPEGGLSPQEIAMTETHAFTDVLLGPRVLRTETAALTAISALQLKFGDLS; from the coding sequence ATGAGAATTCCAAGGATCTATCAGCCCGGCAACTATGACCTTAACCAGCAGTTGATGCTGGACGAGGAAGCCGCCGGCCACGTCGGGCGCGTATTGCGCATGGGCGCCGGCGAGCAGCTCGAGCTGTTCAACGGCGATGGCCACAACTACCTGACCGAGATCGTCGCCGCCAGCAAGAAAAATGTCGAAGTGCGGGTCCTATCCAAGGAGGCGAACGACAACGAGTCACCCCTCAATCTGCATCTGGGTCAGGTGATCTCCCGCGGCGATCGCATGGACTTCACCCTGCAAAAATCGGTCGAGCTGGGGGTCAATACGATTACCCCGCTGTTTTCCGAGCGCTGCGGCGTCAAGCTGACCGGCGAGCGTCTGGAGAAGAAGATCCAGCAGTGGCAGAAGATAGTGATCAGCGCCTGTGAACAGTCAGGCCGCAGCACGGTACCAGAGGTGAGACCAGCGATGCAGCTCGACGACTGGTGCGGTGAAGCCACCCAGGCCCTCAAGCTCAATCTGCACCCCAGGGCCGACCATGGTATCAATGGCCTGGTGATGGAGACTCCAAGGGTGCGTCTGCTGATCGGCCCCGAAGGCGGCTTGTCGCCCCAGGAGATCGCCATGACAGAAACCCATGCCTTCACCGACGTGCTGCTCGGCCCCCGCGTACTGCGCACCGAGACCGCTGCCCTGACGGCCATCAGCGCACTGCAACTTAAGTTTGGCGACCTGAGCTAA
- the gshB gene encoding glutathione synthase — protein MIKLGIVMDPISDINIKKDSSFAMLMAAQSRGYQLYYMEMQDLAMVNGVAMGNMRRLTVKQDPQSWYQLEEAVDTPLADLDVILMRKDPPFDTEFVYATYMLERAEEQGTLIVNKPQSLRDANEKLFTAWFSEFTPDTLVTRDAQRIRAFYQEKGDIILKPLDGMGGSSIFRVKAQDPNLGVIIETLTNHGQQYAMAQAFIPDITAGDKRILVVDGVPVPYSLARIPQKGETRGNLAAGGRGVAQPLSESDWAIANAIGPELKKRGLIFVGLDVIGDKLTEINVTSPTCIREIEAAFDVDITGMLMDAIEARVGR, from the coding sequence ATGATAAAGCTTGGCATAGTGATGGATCCCATCAGCGACATTAACATCAAGAAAGACTCCAGCTTCGCCATGTTGATGGCGGCGCAGTCGCGAGGCTATCAGCTCTATTACATGGAGATGCAAGATCTGGCCATGGTGAACGGCGTGGCCATGGGTAACATGCGTCGCCTCACGGTGAAGCAAGATCCCCAATCCTGGTACCAACTGGAAGAGGCCGTCGATACACCGCTGGCGGATCTCGACGTGATCCTGATGCGTAAGGACCCACCATTCGATACCGAGTTCGTCTACGCTACCTATATGCTGGAGCGCGCCGAGGAGCAAGGCACGCTTATCGTCAACAAGCCCCAGAGCCTGCGCGACGCCAACGAGAAACTGTTTACCGCCTGGTTCAGCGAATTTACCCCAGACACGTTAGTGACCCGCGATGCCCAGCGCATCCGCGCCTTCTATCAGGAGAAGGGCGATATCATCCTCAAGCCGCTGGATGGCATGGGCGGCAGCTCTATTTTCCGCGTTAAGGCGCAGGATCCTAATCTAGGGGTGATCATCGAGACCCTCACCAACCATGGTCAGCAATATGCCATGGCCCAGGCCTTCATTCCGGATATCACCGCCGGCGACAAGCGCATCCTGGTGGTAGATGGCGTACCGGTTCCATACAGCCTGGCGCGTATTCCCCAGAAGGGCGAGACCCGGGGTAACCTGGCCGCCGGTGGTCGCGGCGTCGCTCAGCCCCTGTCTGAGAGCGATTGGGCCATCGCCAATGCCATCGGCCCCGAGCTGAAGAAGCGTGGCCTGATCTTCGTCGGCCTGGATGTGATCGGTGACAAGCTCACCGAGATCAACGTCACCAGCCCGACCTGTATCAGAGAGATCGAGGCCGCCTTCGACGTGGATATCACAGGCATGCTGATGGACGCCATCGAAGCGCGTGTCGGTCGTTAA
- a CDS encoding putative bifunctional diguanylate cyclase/phosphodiesterase, protein MIVNHPNRFLSIKWKLLIAVILILTLVGGVICTLAYQQLLNQQKMLLEAQRDKLAQSLSFSMNTAVEHSLQAAMQLGFVANAKGDDGAEGYQLLLSENWPDVQLYWDLKGFGLYQLNGERLAHAGEPHSQDDLQWLMQSEASYELTSRVVCVEDCVIQVLVPTLVNSKPHLFFFESALTEVISHFRTDKSIELAVLGAQSRGAGPGPLWGRHLYSISNRPSSFALLSHMADSYSWQQISLGDGIYSYQDSHWAVWSFPLDKVENAPAIVVLMSLEQWQQMLSTFQLGMVGTLLVGLILAAGLVLLVAWSPVISLARHASLLPLLADHDFGSVRTSLPSKPSLFPDEVDLIHLATRQLADNMQGMENEVDEYTHELERLAMLDTLTGLPNKAMLHHELQTAIACIASEEDCVVLMFLDLDEFKRINDTLGHIQGDELLKIVAARLTNSVREMDTVFRQGGDEFLILLRQVRDEQEVSNVIHRIFSALQHPVVLGSHKLIVTTSIGLAYCNTSQLRAEELIQHADLAMYQAKSAGRSNYRVFSEEMLHQANNRLMIEQSIGAAINEEQLVLFLQPIVELPSGRLRGFEALIRWFHPERGLIMPGDFIPDIEHSEAIIEVGNYVIRKASELVAQLKSAGWPELYIAVNLSAKHFLATDLLNVVRQEVEAQQISAQSLLLEVTEESVIEQVEQAMAAMAALKALGVRIAIDDFGTGYSSLSYLKQLPFDLLKIDRCFTANVLDGEADAHIITTVIELAHNLGRQVVAEGIETQQQAECLSCQRCELGQGYYFSRPLDVASVFKVLQEIEETRLWPISQAPQPKLARQGS, encoded by the coding sequence ATGATAGTGAATCACCCCAATCGCTTCTTGAGTATCAAATGGAAACTCCTTATCGCGGTGATTCTGATCTTGACCCTGGTGGGTGGGGTGATCTGTACCTTGGCCTACCAGCAGCTACTGAACCAGCAGAAGATGTTGCTGGAGGCCCAGCGGGACAAGCTGGCCCAGAGCCTCTCCTTCTCCATGAACACGGCGGTGGAACATTCACTGCAGGCGGCGATGCAGCTTGGGTTTGTGGCCAATGCCAAGGGCGATGATGGCGCCGAGGGTTATCAGCTACTGCTGAGCGAGAACTGGCCCGACGTACAGCTCTATTGGGATCTCAAGGGCTTTGGCCTGTATCAGCTAAACGGTGAACGACTGGCCCATGCGGGCGAGCCACACTCTCAGGATGATCTTCAGTGGCTGATGCAGAGCGAGGCCTCCTATGAACTCACCTCCAGGGTGGTGTGTGTCGAGGACTGCGTGATCCAGGTGCTGGTACCGACCCTGGTGAACAGCAAGCCTCATCTGTTCTTCTTCGAGTCGGCACTCACGGAGGTGATCAGCCACTTTCGTACCGACAAGTCGATCGAGCTGGCGGTATTAGGCGCCCAGTCTCGCGGCGCCGGCCCCGGTCCCCTGTGGGGGCGTCACCTCTATAGTATCAGCAACCGTCCCAGCAGCTTCGCCCTGCTGAGTCACATGGCCGACAGCTACTCCTGGCAGCAGATCTCCCTGGGTGATGGTATCTACAGCTATCAGGACAGCCACTGGGCGGTGTGGTCCTTTCCCTTGGATAAGGTGGAAAACGCCCCTGCGATCGTGGTGTTGATGAGTCTGGAGCAGTGGCAGCAGATGCTATCTACCTTCCAGCTGGGGATGGTGGGCACCCTCTTGGTAGGACTGATCTTGGCCGCCGGTCTGGTGCTGTTAGTGGCTTGGTCGCCGGTGATAAGCCTAGCGCGCCACGCCAGCCTCTTGCCCCTGCTGGCGGACCACGACTTTGGCAGCGTACGCACCAGCCTGCCGAGCAAGCCATCCTTGTTTCCCGACGAGGTGGATCTGATCCATCTGGCGACCCGACAGCTGGCCGATAACATGCAGGGGATGGAAAATGAGGTGGACGAGTACACCCATGAGCTGGAACGGCTCGCCATGCTGGATACCCTGACGGGGCTGCCCAACAAGGCGATGTTGCATCATGAGCTGCAGACCGCCATCGCCTGTATCGCCAGCGAGGAGGATTGTGTGGTGCTCATGTTCCTGGATCTCGACGAGTTTAAGCGGATCAACGATACCCTGGGTCATATTCAGGGGGACGAGCTACTCAAAATTGTGGCCGCCAGGCTGACCAACAGCGTGCGCGAGATGGATACCGTGTTCCGTCAGGGGGGCGATGAGTTTCTTATCTTGCTCAGGCAGGTGCGCGACGAGCAGGAGGTGAGCAATGTGATCCACAGGATCTTCTCGGCCCTGCAGCATCCCGTGGTGCTGGGCAGCCACAAGCTGATCGTCACCACAAGTATCGGCCTGGCCTACTGCAACACCTCGCAGCTCAGGGCGGAGGAGCTTATTCAGCATGCGGATCTGGCCATGTATCAGGCCAAGAGCGCCGGTCGCAGCAACTACCGGGTGTTCAGCGAAGAGATGCTGCATCAGGCCAACAACCGTCTCATGATAGAGCAGAGCATAGGCGCGGCTATCAACGAGGAGCAGTTGGTGCTCTTCCTGCAGCCCATAGTCGAACTGCCCTCTGGCAGGCTGCGCGGCTTCGAGGCGCTGATCCGCTGGTTCCATCCCGAGCGTGGCCTCATCATGCCGGGGGATTTCATTCCCGATATCGAGCATAGCGAGGCGATCATCGAGGTGGGTAACTATGTGATCCGTAAGGCCTCGGAGTTAGTCGCCCAGCTCAAGTCGGCCGGCTGGCCCGAGCTCTATATCGCGGTCAACCTGTCGGCAAAACACTTCCTGGCGACCGATCTACTCAACGTGGTGCGTCAGGAGGTGGAGGCGCAGCAAATCTCGGCCCAATCCCTGCTGCTTGAGGTGACCGAGGAGAGCGTGATCGAGCAGGTAGAGCAAGCCATGGCGGCCATGGCGGCGCTCAAGGCACTGGGGGTGAGGATCGCCATCGACGACTTCGGCACCGGCTACTCTTCGCTTAGCTATCTCAAGCAGTTACCCTTCGATCTCTTGAAGATAGATCGCTGTTTCACCGCCAATGTGCTCGATGGTGAGGCCGATGCCCATATCATCACCACAGTGATCGAGCTGGCTCATAATCTGGGGCGTCAGGTGGTGGCAGAGGGGATTGAGACTCAGCAGCAGGCGGAGTGCCTCAGCTGTCAGCGCTGCGAGCTGGGTCAAGGCTATTACTTCTCGCGGCCACTGGACGTGGCGTCGGTGTTTAAGGTGTTGCAGGAGATAGAGGAGACTCGCCTGTGGCCGATCAGCCAGGCTCCCCAGCCTAAGTTGGCTAGGCAGGGGAGTTAG
- a CDS encoding class I SAM-dependent methyltransferase has protein sequence MLSNPSQVVLRNIELFESKNVLLINHECDLLATALLEDAAKVTTLALDFNHFQRIKSHENARLQCHFGHQLPSTQTFDAVVLFYPKSKSLAPYLINLAGRHLIPGGELVIVGEKKGGIRSITKQLPDYFDGGIKLDNARHCMLYSSSLLSEAPEIKLSDWVKDYMLSTPQGELTICNLVGVFSEKRLDEGTELLLEHLPTLKGRVLDFGCGAGVITAALLKANPDLELECVDINAMALASCELTLAANGMQAKVYASDGLTQTQGMFDAVISNPPFHDGLDSTTEIATRFVQESEAQLKSGGIFQIVANRHLPYSDTIAKFFKTVNVAAENNKYKIYANRKA, from the coding sequence GTGTTATCTAATCCTTCTCAAGTCGTCCTAAGAAATATCGAACTGTTTGAATCAAAGAATGTTTTACTCATCAATCATGAGTGCGATCTTCTGGCGACAGCCCTGTTGGAAGATGCCGCAAAAGTCACGACTCTGGCCCTGGATTTCAACCATTTTCAACGCATCAAAAGCCATGAAAATGCCCGTCTGCAGTGCCATTTCGGCCATCAGCTGCCATCGACGCAAACATTCGATGCCGTGGTGCTCTTCTACCCCAAATCTAAGAGCCTGGCACCCTACCTGATCAACCTGGCCGGGCGTCATCTGATCCCGGGTGGCGAGCTGGTGATCGTCGGAGAGAAGAAGGGCGGCATCCGCTCTATCACCAAACAGCTGCCTGACTACTTCGATGGCGGCATCAAGCTAGACAACGCCCGTCACTGCATGCTCTACAGCAGCAGTCTGCTAAGCGAGGCGCCAGAGATCAAACTCAGCGACTGGGTCAAAGACTATATGCTGAGCACGCCGCAGGGGGAGCTGACCATCTGCAACCTGGTGGGCGTCTTTAGCGAGAAGCGACTCGACGAGGGCACAGAGCTGCTGCTTGAGCACCTGCCCACACTTAAGGGGCGCGTGCTCGACTTTGGCTGCGGCGCCGGGGTGATCACCGCCGCGCTGCTCAAGGCCAACCCAGATCTCGAACTCGAGTGCGTCGACATCAACGCCATGGCGCTGGCCTCCTGCGAGCTGACCCTGGCGGCTAACGGCATGCAGGCCAAGGTCTATGCCTCGGACGGGCTGACACAAACCCAGGGCATGTTCGACGCCGTCATCTCCAACCCACCGTTTCACGACGGCCTGGACAGCACCACAGAGATAGCGACCCGCTTCGTGCAAGAGAGCGAGGCGCAGCTTAAGTCTGGCGGTATTTTTCAGATAGTGGCCAACCGCCACCTGCCCTACAGTGACACCATAGCCAAATTCTTCAAAACCGTGAATGTGGCTGCCGAGAACAACAAATACAAGATCTACGCCAACCGCAAGGCGTAA
- a CDS encoding DUF342 domain-containing protein has protein sequence MLDPGLIELSSDGNLAELKVIPNTHGPLTVDAILELLTLPEFCQLFPRKNVIEKAVAQVNKVIGQDDGQYELFFEIAERRDAEIAITLSDDKMSAEMTLTAPWGGKSLTLQDILRALKAEQISMGLSKVKIEALLAKLPTLAPGESCSEVIAHGKPAINGTNAIVERKVPLARERLLQPQERADGTVDMRNLGEIIMVKPKDKLMVKLPATEGTKGYNVQGEPLLPIAGKDLKLTAGTGAELLESDPNVLVATVAGQPVETKTGMQVDDVLQIKDVDIGYGNVDFKGSVLVTGDVHEGMVVKSTGDITVMGFVDSAQLIADGDITVSKGVIGRQLKEDQLSTKLSAKGQISAQFVQYSELQAEGDILVTKQLLHSHTQTAGKLIVSDANGRRGDLVGGVAQADKGVKAVIIGATAGTRTEVFCAMKCGELKEELKQLDHGIKHMVVAKLNIEASLNKLPPKAEWQDDALMVEQVKGMLEEKRRITEEWSREEQEFNAIKQEVENYYQEYRIEACKHIFANVELHIGPAFNRTQREHGPCIVVNEGQEISFDYSNRK, from the coding sequence ATGCTGGATCCTGGACTGATAGAACTGAGTAGTGACGGAAACTTAGCCGAATTAAAAGTCATTCCCAATACCCATGGCCCACTGACGGTGGATGCCATTCTTGAACTGCTCACCCTCCCCGAATTTTGCCAGCTTTTCCCCCGTAAGAATGTTATCGAAAAGGCCGTCGCCCAGGTCAACAAGGTTATAGGTCAGGACGATGGTCAGTATGAACTCTTCTTCGAGATCGCCGAGCGCCGCGACGCCGAGATAGCCATCACCCTCAGCGACGACAAGATGAGCGCCGAGATGACGCTCACCGCCCCCTGGGGTGGCAAGTCACTGACACTGCAAGATATCTTAAGGGCCCTCAAGGCCGAACAGATCAGCATGGGGCTGAGTAAGGTCAAGATAGAGGCCCTGCTGGCCAAGCTGCCGACCTTGGCCCCAGGCGAGAGTTGCAGCGAGGTGATTGCCCACGGCAAGCCTGCCATCAATGGCACCAATGCCATCGTCGAGCGTAAGGTGCCCCTGGCGAGGGAGCGTCTGCTGCAGCCCCAGGAGCGCGCCGACGGTACGGTGGACATGCGTAACCTCGGCGAGATCATCATGGTCAAACCCAAAGACAAGTTGATGGTTAAGCTCCCCGCCACCGAAGGCACTAAGGGCTACAACGTTCAGGGTGAGCCGCTACTGCCGATCGCCGGCAAAGATCTTAAACTTACCGCAGGCACGGGCGCCGAGCTGCTGGAATCCGATCCCAATGTGTTAGTCGCCACGGTCGCCGGCCAGCCGGTGGAGACCAAGACAGGCATGCAGGTCGATGACGTGCTGCAGATTAAGGATGTGGATATCGGCTACGGCAACGTCGACTTCAAGGGCAGTGTCCTGGTTACGGGCGACGTGCATGAAGGCATGGTGGTCAAGTCCACCGGCGATATAACCGTGATGGGCTTCGTCGACTCGGCCCAGCTGATCGCAGATGGTGACATCACAGTCAGCAAGGGGGTGATCGGCCGCCAGCTCAAGGAAGATCAACTCTCTACCAAGCTATCTGCCAAGGGGCAGATCTCCGCCCAATTCGTGCAGTATTCGGAGCTGCAGGCCGAGGGCGACATCCTAGTTACCAAGCAGCTACTGCACAGCCACACCCAGACGGCGGGGAAACTAATCGTCAGCGACGCCAACGGCCGCCGCGGCGACCTGGTGGGCGGCGTGGCCCAGGCCGATAAGGGGGTCAAGGCGGTGATCATAGGCGCCACGGCCGGTACCCGCACCGAGGTATTCTGCGCCATGAAGTGCGGCGAGCTGAAAGAGGAGCTCAAGCAGCTGGATCATGGGATCAAACACATGGTGGTAGCCAAGCTCAACATAGAGGCCAGCCTCAACAAGCTGCCCCCCAAGGCCGAATGGCAGGACGATGCCCTGATGGTCGAGCAGGTCAAGGGGATGCTGGAGGAGAAGCGCCGCATCACCGAGGAGTGGTCCCGGGAGGAGCAGGAGTTCAACGCCATCAAGCAGGAAGTGGAAAACTATTATCAGGAGTACCGCATCGAGGCCTGCAAGCATATCTTCGCCAACGTCGAGCTACATATCGGCCCGGCCTTTAACCGCACCCAGCGCGAACACGGCCCCTGCATAGTGGTCAACGAAGGCCAGGAGATCAGCTTCGACTATAGCAATCGTAAGTGA